The stretch of DNA ACTCTAAAAATTTTTAATGTAAGTGACGCATATTTAAATAGATTGTATTTTTTAATAGCTATACTATCTATACATCATACTAACAGTTTAGtttctatttatattttttcagCAATTCATGGCATTTCAAATGCCTTTCATGGTACAAAAATCTTTATTAACAGCAATCTAAAGAAATCTCTTGAATACAAAGAGAAGTAATTTCTATAATTTGCCTACAATATCTTTCtacgttttttttttattgattttttgtttCAATATATGTTTGGaattatatttttgttaattttatcgTCAGGTTGGAGAATGAAAATAATTCACTGAACCAAGTGATTAGTTATGTATCTGGCCAAAACAACAATGCTTCAATGGATAATTTTCCTTCGCAGGTTTAGTTCAATTATTGATTATGCTATCGAATGATTTTCGGATGGTTAGAAAATTTTTACTTCAATACTTTTATAtctcaatatataaatatataaataaatatatgatttCATTAATTTGTGTGatgtttacttttttttttaaataggtgGATAGTGCCAATTACAAATTAGAAAGGTTTTGCTCCACATTACATACATATTGTGTAAGTTTGTTTAAATTACTATTTTAATTCACTTTCAACATATGCATAATGAATTAGGTTATATGTCATTATCAGTGCTATAAAAAGTTTTACATTCTCTTTTAAATTTATTCTTTTTGCTTTCAAGTTTCAAAGATTAATTTACTCTATTTTTGTTCAATTGCAGGGAAAGTCGGAGAAAGATAATTTATGTTTCATGTTCTTATTGTATCAGTGAAATGtactttttttttgtaatatgatttttttttttattttcatacatttatatttttacattaaaatacaatatatatcCACATTTTGTCCCGTGCATTGCACGGATAGAAGTACTagtataaataaaagaaaaattttgaTTATGAAAGAGGTAGAAATGTAGATGAATGGTCAAGATGGGGCAGAAAGGGCAGCAGCACCAAAAGGGCCAGAGAGGATCCAGAtccaatttaattatatatattatcgaTGTAAAGAATTTTtccctaatatttttttatattggtaTTGTATAATAATTAAACTCTTCTAAAAAACAACAGAAGTGAATAAAAAATCGGTTCTCCCCAATGTTTAATAAAAGTCAAACGCTAAAAATGTCCTACAATATTTATTGTTCAAAAACTCAGATATCACTCTCATACCAATATTTAAAAGGTGTAATTAATTTGAGTTTAAATAGTGTTAATATGaagggaagaaaaagaaaagtgttGAATCAAGTGTAAAAGACGATTTTTGCATATGTATGCATGTTGTTGAAAATGATggtatcaaatgaaaaataaaggaaataactaattaaattgaGTTAAGTTCCTAAGTTGGATTTATCAATCACCATTTCAAAGCAAGGCCGCATATTGTTAAAACCAATGCATAAAATTACTACCTCTTAAGAAATTTTAGAAAACTCTGGAATCTGATCTGAAGTTATTAGTCTTATTTTACACCATTGTTAGAATGCAAAGTTATAGAAACAGTATCAGTTTTCAAAAGCCATGAAGAGGATGTGCTATCATCATTAAATCACCTGAACCTTTCTTCTTAAACTTTTACTAAACACTAAATGATTCTCTGAGCACGCATCACCTGACAAAAACAAGAACTGAACCTGTCAAGAACATCCTCGTTTTTTGAATCGGAATGTGGCAAGAAACCTATTTGAATTATGCCAGAAAATGGTTCAGAACTGATATCAGAAAGTCCTTGACTCAGCCTGACAGTTGAGGATGCATACAAGGGCCATATTTGATCATTTCATTGGTAAGGTGAAAGGTAAACTTGATAAAGTTATTATTTGAAGAGAAGGAAAGAATTACATGAATAGCGGAAATGTCATAGAAACAATCAAATAGTGAAAATAGGGACTTCCTCTTAACATATTGTTAAAACCATTGCACAAAATTAAATGTTCATATAGGACAGCGGCATATCACTTCTACTCAAAAGTTTATTAGTCTTCTAGAACTAAAGGAAAAGAGTTGCTAGTTCCAATATAGATATTCTATGTAATAGATACCAAATAGCTTGTATGATTTTCCATTATAACAAATATGTCTACTTTTTTGCTCTACAATTCCACGGTCATTCTTTTGTTAGAAATTCAAGCATTGTTCTAAAATCCCATAAATCCATATATCACCAATCGTATTCTCCAACCACAACACTAATTATTCTATTGTGTCAATTACttacaaatttaaaacaaaattaggGATATAAGTCAAAACTGTGACCAACAAAAAAAAGGGTTCCAACTTACTGAGCAAGTATAACAAGATGAATAGCACTATATGGCTGGTTTATTCAGTTGCAACAAAATGTGTTTTAACAACTTATCCAAGCACCAGATGCCAGCATCCTACCCTTGATACAGCTTTAATAGCTTAGACGCTTCATCCTCAAAACATTTCACATACCTTTGCAGGAACAACTCATCAGACAGATAAAATGGCGTAATTAAGCTAGCACCCTTCTTCATCAAACCATTGGAAAGTAGATACGTAACAACGGAAGCCCTCGGAATAAACCTTTTCTTTATACTAAATCCGAAAAGATCCGGTGCTCGCAGAAGCAGTGAAGGATCCCAACCAAGCTGTTTGATCCAAAAACTCATGACCGCGTTGAGTTTATCTGGAGACAGTAGCATAATCTTAGGGTTCCTTTTAAATGCATCAAAAATTGCATCTTCAGAGAAACCCCAACACTTGAATGCATCAATTTTGGCATCCCATTGTGATTTAGTGACAGCCCTTTTGGCTAGTAATGCCAAACAGAAATTGTATTTGGAAGGGTGAAACCCTAGTCCCTTAATCTCCTCCACAGCCTTTCTCAAATCAGTAGAACAAATTACAGAAGGTCTAGAACTAAGCAAACGGTAAATGCTGGAAGGAGTGACACCGGAATCGAGTAAAAATTGAAGATTTGGTTTCATTCGGATATCAGAAATGGAAGAGGGACAGAATATGATTGAAGTAATAGCTTTTTGATCAGAGGGACAGAAACTTCTTACCAATTCAAAAGAACGGATAATGCGTTTGAGGCTTGAGTTGAGGAAATGGGGGCTTCTGGTGACGGTGGCGGCTATGTCAGAGGGGGAAGCGCCTTTGGAGGCTAAAAATTGAAACTTTGGGAGAATGGTTGTGGGGTTGGATGATAAGAGTGTTGGGGCTTTGAGGATGATGGATTGGATTTGGGGAATGGAGAAACCGTGGGATTTGAAGAAGGTGATGACGGAATCGGGTTTTTCGGGGGTGGTGAAATGGATGCGTTTGGATGCTTTGAGAGCGTCTTGTGGAGATAAACCGAGATTGTTGGTGAGGTAGGAGACTGTGAAGGGTTGTTGAGATGAATCTGAAGTGGCGGTggagaaggaattgaaagagTGGTGGAATCTCTGAAGATGGTGACATTTTGGGGTTTGGGAGTAGACCAGAGTTCTGAGACGGTGATGAAGAAACATGAGATTTGGGATTCTGCTAATTGCCGATATTGGGGCTGGTTCAAACGAGAAGCAACCTCAAGAACAGAAGTGAACATTTTGAAACATTGTATGTCCCTTTAGTTTTGACAATATGTTATTACACCCACGGAAGTGAACATTTTGAAACATTGTATGTCCTTTTCGTTGTGACAATATCTCATTACACTCCTTAATCTTTTAGGTATTTAACAAAATTTTGATATTACTCCAGCCTACCGCTTACGTAGATCTACGgaacatattaaaaaaaattcgatATTCGAAagcatttcttttttaaaaaattggctTTTTTCATacgtacatctacggaacatgtTAAAAACAAAgtgtttcgtagatgtacctacgaaacATTTggttatattttcaaatcaaacaCATTTCACTTCGaaattcaatttttataacaaaaatggaacatcaaattatagtaaattaaAGTAATACAATTTAAAGACAACGGAATATAGTACACCAAAAAAATACATCGTATAAGTCATCGGCCATAATGTCAAATACAAAATCAAAGTAACGtacataaatgaaatcaaaatacatatatcaaaaaaatcacaggCATCACTACTATTGTGTGTGCCGGACAACATCCTCCGCCTCTACCCTGCCTCTAGCCCCACCTTTACGTCCACGTCCTCTGCTAGCTACTATTGTCTATGCTGCCACGGTTTCAACGGTACAAAAATGTCCTCTCTGCCACCCCCATGATACCATCTAGTACTTGCTTGTGATAAGACCCCTCAGGGAAGAATCTAGCGGCAATGTATGTCTGCGTCATGTCAAGTATCTCACGATAGCGAGGAAGAACATCGTCAGTGTGGTCCAATTGAGATATCATCTAGTTGTCGATAGGTCATGGCAATAGGAGTGGATACAAAAGGGTGGCAAGGTATTGTCTGTTGGTAGCCTAACTACCGCATGACGTGCTCAGAAAGATAACGAACAATGATGGTCGAACTGGCatccaaccatccagaatataggGCAACGTCATCCCACGCAATCGTCTCACGGTGAGCAGCATATCAGTCGTATCAGGCGTCCTCTACAACAATGCGGTCAAGATAGGGCTTATAAGGATCCGACACCTGGTTCCCTTAGAGAGGGACGGAGGCTCTAGCACGCGGCATGGCCGAGGTGTAGTCTGGCACCTCTCCCTGGCCAATAATGTTAGGGAAGTGTTGTAATATccaatcctaaaaaaaaaaagaacggaGATCAAACatattatcacaaatatataataaactttgagaaaaagtataatgatataagattgttaccactaagagGGTACAACTGTCAGCCACAGTCCTTGCCTTCCATAGGCATCCCTCTCCGAGTCCTATGTTACGTAGATACATCCACAAAACATTCTGAAACCTCTAAAACGCAAAAATGACGTCTGATCACTGTTGTAGAGGGTTAAAAACTCATGTTTGTGGTTTGATCGTCCGTTCGACACATCAAACAATACCTaaattgtctctaaactatgtttctaaaaaTAACTAATTATTTCTACACTAAAAATCGATTCAAACTCTATTACCgaaaatactctaaaataactcgaaaactcaaaaacttaccgattaaattgaaTTTAGAAGTTTTTGGAATAACGTTAATGGCCGAACTCGAGAGAGAAAAAATAACTTCagtgaaagtttgatttttgaggttAAGAGAGTTTGAGAGTTTTGAAATAAGAAATGTGAAGAATGAGGGAGGGGAAGAGTCTGACGCGAATATAACATAAAATGTTTCCGTAAATGCATATACGGAAACTTCCGTGTGTGCATCtgcgaaataaaacaaaatttaaacaaaaaaaaggtgCTTCCAAAGATACATCTACAGAAGCAAGGGGCATTTTAGGCAACTCGCTTGGTGCATAAGAAATTCACCCATAGGATGAGATAAAATATTCTCTTAGTTTTAGTAAGCTATAGATGAAATGAAATCGACTTtctctattttattatatttgtatcattttttttatttggacataaaattttttttgtcatgctccattttaaaaatatctaaatAACAAAATGAAATTTCCATTTCCTTCTACTCCATTATGCACTATTTTACTATATCATCatattaaattataatcctacaacttcttccctccaaaattttcccgccaaaacttttttttaattaattaataatataatttattaattaaatattaataataaatataagaattattaacattatttttttaattaatattattcaaAACTTCCCACTAACTCACGTCATAATAACTTCCcacacttttttttttatcacaacAAACTCAATGTAATTCATTAATCAAAAGATGTTCAATACAAAGAGGGCCCGATACTAACATACTACGTCGagcccaagaattggccgcccttGCAAGAGAGtgagcaaccgaattcgcttgacgtttgacaaacttcacctcaaagtttggaaaagaaaGCAATAAACTACGAATGGACTCAATAATAGCATAAAACTCATAATCACCCTTCCTGTTGGAATGGATAGCATGTGTCACAATTTGGGAATCACTCTCAAAAATAACAAACTCCAAATGCGTTGAAAGAGCTCCAAGGATAGCCTCTTTAAGAGCCAAAGCTTCGGCTTCAAAAACGGGGAGTGTTCCAGGATCCCATGAAGTACCTGCATAGATAAAGTTACCAATGTGGTTACGCACACACCACCCCCTGTTCGTAGTGCCATTATTATTATTGAAAGCCGCATCCACGTTGCATTTAAGCCAGCCCATAGGAGGGGCACATTATTTAAAACCTCCTACTAATTCAAAACTTCCCACTAACTCACATTATCATAACTTCCTACTAACTCACTTCATCTTAATTTAACTCACGTcatgttaatttaacttaatctctatttataggtgcCATCAAATTCAATCAGCTCCTCATATTTTTCATGGTAACAGTTCCACCTCTTATCTTCTTTTCATCCTTCTAACTTTTGTGCTTTTATTCTAAAATTCTGTAATAAAGATTCTATTCTCAtaagatcttcttcttcctcctcttttttttttctattttaaatttatttattttactgtaCTAATTTTATttgctctctatttataggtgtCATCGAATTCAATCAGCTTCTCATATTTTTCCCGGTAACAATTTCATCTCTTATCTTCTTTTCATCCTTCTAACTTTTGTTTGCTTTTATTCTATAATAAAGATTCCATTCTCATAAGATCTTCTTCctcctctttttttctattttaaattattcattttattGTACTAATTTTATTTGCGCTATTGATGCAATTGCAAGAAATATTAAATTACAATTGTTAtctaattttaatttgattaattttgaatttgtttattaatttttatttcatttcctccttttttttttctattttaaattattcattttattGTACTAATTTTATTTACGCTATTGATGCAATTGCAAGAAATATTAAATTACAATTGTTAtctaattttaatttgattaattttgaatttgtttattaatttttatttcattttcttagtaatcaataatataaaattaattctatatttttcaaataaaatacaatatGTGCTATAGAACTCCA from Vicia villosa cultivar HV-30 ecotype Madison, WI unplaced genomic scaffold, Vvil1.0 ctg.004630F_1_1, whole genome shotgun sequence encodes:
- the LOC131642202 gene encoding uncharacterized protein LOC131642202 gives rise to the protein MFLHHRLRTLVYSQTPKCHHLQRFHHSFNSFSTATSDSSQQPFTVSYLTNNLGLSPQDALKASKRIHFTTPEKPDSVITFFKSHGFSIPQIQSIILKAPTLLSSNPTTILPKFQFLASKGASPSDIAATVTRSPHFLNSSLKRIIRSFELVRSFCPSDQKAITSIIFCPSSISDIRMKPNLQFLLDSGVTPSSIYRLLSSRPSVICSTDLRKAVEEIKGLGFHPSKYNFCLALLAKRAVTKSQWDAKIDAFKCWGFSEDAIFDAFKRNPKIMLLSPDKLNAVMSFWIKQLGWDPSLLLRAPDLFGFSIKKRFIPRASVVTYLLSNGLMKKGASLITPFYLSDELFLQRYVKCFEDEASKLLKLYQG